One region of Quercus lobata isolate SW786 chromosome 2, ValleyOak3.0 Primary Assembly, whole genome shotgun sequence genomic DNA includes:
- the LOC115975394 gene encoding subtilisin-like protease SBT3.3: MGPTPRILSFLSLTLLLLIPITTMAERVPEKKPDQSSSSSSESESAVHIVYVERPQDMEPEAFHIQTLASVLGSEEAAKEALIYSYKTAASGFSAKLTPQQVSLIAKLPGVLQVVPSRTLQLHSGPGRLH, encoded by the exons ATGGGTCCAACTCCAAGAATACTTTCATTTCTGTCTCTCACATTGCTGCTGCTGATACCGATTACAACAATGGCCGAGCGTGTTCCGGAAAAGAAACCTGatcaatcatcatcatcatcatcagaatcaGAATCGGCGGTTCACATCGTATATGTGGAGCGACCCCAAGATATGGAGCCTGAGGCTTTCCACATCCAAACCCTAGCCTCCGTCCTCGGCAG TGAAGAGGCTGCAAAGGAGGCTCTGATATATAGTTACAAGACAGCAGCTAGTGGATTCTCTGCTAAGCTTACACCCCAACAAGTTTCCCTCATTGCAA AACTACCAGGTGTTCTTCAGGTTGTCCCAAGCCGGACACTGCAGCTGCATTCGGGACCCGGGAGGCTGCATTAA